The following proteins come from a genomic window of Lolium rigidum isolate FL_2022 chromosome 5, APGP_CSIRO_Lrig_0.1, whole genome shotgun sequence:
- the LOC124652188 gene encoding uncharacterized protein LOC124652188: MLQQMLRRFPCLHRLIIERTDAVPREEGMATRHDQHTHFPTLRGGLDQSLYYLTLFDFRGGKAELELLKAIVLRYHALRIVELAYSPRRMGHDLSLATEEALALRKPLLGIGSRYTGEIPGYEWCGSDMF, translated from the exons ATGCTGCAGCAGATGCTCAGGCGTTTCCCTTGCCTGCACCGTCTCATCATCGAG CGCACGGACGCCGTGCCACGGGAAGAAGGGATGGCCACCCGTCATGACCAACACACACACTTCCCGACCCTCCGCGGCGGCCTCGACCAGTCCTTGTACTACCTGACGCTCTTCGACTTCCGGGGCGGCAAGGCCGAGCTCGAGCTCCTCAAGGCGATCGTGCTCAGGTACCATGCACTGCGGATCGTCGAACTAGCGTACAGCCCCCGTCGCATGGGGCACGACCTCTCGCTCGCCACCGAGGAGGCACTCGCCCTCCGGAAACCCCTGCTCGGCATCGGATCCCGGTACACCGGAGAAATCCCAGGATACGAATGGTGCGGATCAGATATGTTCTGA